One segment of Xanthomonas oryzae pv. oryzae DNA contains the following:
- a CDS encoding UDP-N-acetylglucosamine 2-epimerase, translating to MMAEYLLFATERYALPILAPLAQALQACGHAVSAWFEGGAHGLALPGVREVGLRDALVLRPRAVFSAANWVPPFVSGAKVQLFHGFNVQKREDNRGHFRVRGLFDLYCTQGPATTAPFRALAQREGHFAVLETGWPKLDPVFRDDGGRSAALRAPANGRPVILFGSTFTERLSAAPALLDEIAADIARGAHYWLLTLHPKCAPALFDRYRALAGANARFIEPEEVMAAQRAAEVLLSDTSSIVSEFVVQHKPVVTFRNRVPQPHMLDFQQAEQLPQQLVRALAPDAALRSALASYADAIHPYRDGQSSERVIAATEDFIAGKLGGLRRKPLGAVWRGLQIRRELGYWGPAQR from the coding sequence GTGATGGCCGAGTACCTGCTGTTCGCAACGGAGCGTTACGCGCTGCCTATTCTGGCGCCATTGGCGCAGGCATTACAGGCCTGCGGGCATGCGGTGTCGGCCTGGTTCGAAGGCGGTGCGCACGGGCTGGCGCTGCCCGGCGTGCGTGAGGTCGGCCTGCGCGATGCGCTGGTGTTGCGCCCGCGGGCGGTCTTCAGCGCGGCCAACTGGGTGCCGCCGTTTGTGTCGGGCGCGAAAGTGCAGCTGTTCCACGGTTTCAATGTGCAAAAGCGCGAGGACAACCGCGGCCATTTCCGCGTGCGGGGTTTGTTCGATCTGTATTGCACGCAAGGCCCGGCCACCACCGCGCCGTTCCGCGCGCTGGCGCAGCGCGAGGGCCATTTTGCGGTGTTGGAAACCGGCTGGCCCAAGCTCGACCCGGTCTTTCGCGACGATGGTGGGCGCAGCGCCGCCCTGCGCGCGCCAGCGAACGGGCGGCCGGTGATCCTGTTCGGCTCCACCTTCACCGAGCGGCTGAGCGCGGCGCCTGCGCTCTTGGATGAAATCGCCGCCGACATCGCGCGCGGTGCGCATTACTGGCTGCTGACCTTGCACCCGAAATGCGCTCCGGCGTTGTTCGATCGCTATCGCGCACTGGCAGGCGCCAACGCACGCTTCATCGAGCCCGAAGAAGTCATGGCGGCGCAGCGTGCGGCCGAGGTATTGCTCTCGGATACCTCATCGATCGTGTCCGAGTTCGTGGTGCAGCACAAACCGGTGGTGACCTTTCGCAACCGCGTGCCGCAGCCGCACATGCTCGACTTCCAACAGGCCGAGCAGTTGCCGCAGCAGCTGGTGCGCGCGCTGGCGCCGGATGCGGCATTGCGCAGCGCACTTGCCAGCTACGCAGATGCGATTCACCCGTATCGCGACGGGCAGTCTTCCGAGCGGGTGATCGCCGCGACCGAAGACTTCATCGCCGGCAAGCTCGGCGGACTGCGCCGCAAACCGCTGGGTGCGGTGTGGCGTGGGTTGCAGATCCGTCGCGAGTTGGGCTACTGGGGACCGGCGCAACGCTGA
- a CDS encoding glycosyltransferase family 2 protein produces the protein MSSSTAPNERPRISACIIAFNEADRLRNCLTSLAFCDEIVVVDSGSTDATAAIASAHGARVLQRAFDGYRSQKAFCVAQASHDWVLCLDADERVSDALRASIIAARDAGFTTAAGYRFARLSDYFGRFLRHGNAYPDRVLRLFDRRRGGWRGKREIHEAASVDGAVATLAGDLIHYPYRSLMQQLAKTQRYAQMMAEHEHARGKRATWSKLVLAPAWRFWRGYLLRGGFRDGWHGLIYAYVRANYVRQKTIMLWLLQHNQPVQDPARATDQRSE, from the coding sequence ATGTCCTCTTCGACCGCACCCAACGAACGGCCTCGCATCAGCGCCTGCATTATCGCGTTCAACGAGGCCGATCGCCTACGCAACTGTCTGACCTCGCTGGCGTTCTGCGACGAGATCGTGGTGGTGGACTCCGGCTCGACCGATGCCACTGCTGCCATCGCCAGCGCACACGGCGCGCGCGTGCTGCAGCGCGCCTTCGACGGCTATCGCAGCCAGAAGGCATTCTGCGTGGCACAGGCCAGCCACGACTGGGTGTTGTGCCTGGACGCCGACGAACGCGTCAGCGATGCCCTGCGCGCCTCGATCATCGCTGCGCGCGATGCCGGCTTCACCACTGCTGCCGGTTACCGCTTCGCCCGCCTGTCCGACTACTTCGGCCGCTTCCTGCGCCACGGCAATGCATATCCGGACCGGGTGCTGCGCTTGTTCGATCGTCGCCGCGGCGGCTGGCGCGGCAAGCGCGAGATCCACGAGGCGGCCAGCGTGGATGGCGCCGTGGCGACACTGGCGGGCGATCTGATCCATTACCCGTACCGCTCGCTGATGCAGCAACTGGCCAAAACCCAGCGCTACGCGCAGATGATGGCCGAACACGAACACGCACGCGGCAAACGCGCCACCTGGAGCAAGCTGGTGCTGGCACCGGCCTGGCGCTTCTGGCGCGGCTATCTGTTGCGCGGCGGCTTTCGCGATGGCTGGCATGGACTGATCTACGCCTACGTGCGCGCCAACTACGTACGCCAGAAGACCATCATGTTGTGGCTACTGCAGCACAACCAGCCAGTGCAGGACCCAGCACGTGCCACGGATCAGCGCAGCGAGTAA
- a CDS encoding O-antigen ligase family protein gives MNSLPTQPASLSPSAPTTSRAGVRIAELGAFALTALVVSMPSGLLPFGLCLLLGSLVGGRHLRDGIAARDWSLRAVGWLTVAVIAISLLSIALFEHGLRDVGNRSRFLVLPWAALWAYALQPRQIWLWRGALVGVFAAMLIALLQVMNGAGRAEGFTNAIVFADIALMLLVVGVFCRPDGNVRWLLGAAIATVVVIVLSGSRGVLLSLLATLGVLIWGAPWRSARVRLLTFIGGPVLAVGVALSVPALTDQMRLGELQSDLQRYEVGDTDSSAGARIERLHVAWDTLKAHPLTGVGVGRFDDAMHDLPACAADPSLFRCQLGHAHNDLAEWSATQGVPGLLLLIAVYGVPLWVFARLHRRSGQQQFRGPAAAGVMLVISYALCGLTQSMFAHQVAASFYTAMVGVLVGLAARQAQQTELSVASSR, from the coding sequence ATGAATTCCTTGCCTACCCAACCTGCTTCGCTGTCGCCTTCTGCCCCGACGACCTCGCGGGCAGGCGTACGCATTGCCGAGCTGGGCGCCTTCGCATTGACTGCGCTGGTGGTCAGCATGCCGAGCGGGCTGCTGCCGTTCGGTCTGTGCCTGCTGCTGGGTTCGTTGGTGGGTGGGCGTCACCTGCGGGACGGCATTGCTGCGCGCGACTGGTCGTTGCGCGCAGTGGGCTGGCTGACGGTGGCGGTGATTGCAATATCGTTGCTGTCGATTGCCTTGTTCGAACACGGGCTGCGCGATGTGGGCAACCGCTCGCGCTTCCTGGTGCTGCCATGGGCGGCGCTGTGGGCGTATGCGTTGCAGCCGCGTCAGATATGGCTGTGGCGCGGCGCATTGGTCGGTGTATTCGCGGCCATGTTGATCGCGCTGCTGCAGGTGATGAATGGTGCCGGTCGCGCCGAAGGCTTCACCAACGCCATTGTGTTTGCCGACATCGCGCTGATGTTGTTGGTGGTGGGCGTGTTCTGCCGCCCGGATGGCAACGTGCGTTGGCTGTTGGGCGCGGCGATCGCGACCGTGGTGGTGATCGTGCTGAGCGGCAGCCGTGGGGTGTTGTTGTCACTGCTGGCGACGCTGGGCGTGCTGATCTGGGGTGCGCCTTGGCGTAGCGCACGCGTGCGCTTGCTGACCTTCATCGGCGGCCCGGTGCTGGCGGTGGGTGTCGCACTCAGCGTGCCGGCCCTGACCGACCAGATGCGCCTGGGCGAATTACAGAGCGACCTGCAACGTTATGAAGTGGGCGACACCGATTCGTCGGCTGGTGCACGTATCGAACGCCTGCATGTGGCTTGGGACACCCTGAAGGCGCATCCGTTGACCGGTGTGGGCGTTGGTCGTTTCGACGATGCGATGCACGACCTGCCAGCCTGTGCCGCCGACCCGTCGTTGTTCCGTTGCCAGTTGGGGCACGCGCACAACGATCTGGCCGAATGGAGTGCCACCCAGGGCGTGCCCGGCCTGTTGCTGCTGATCGCCGTCTACGGCGTGCCGCTGTGGGTGTTTGCGCGACTGCATCGGCGCAGCGGGCAGCAGCAGTTTCGCGGCCCGGCGGCGGCCGGGGTGATGCTCGTGATCAGTTATGCCTTGTGCGGGCTGACCCAATCGATGTTCGCGCACCAGGTGGCGGCGAGCTTCTACACGGCCATGGTCGGCGTGCTGGTGGGTCTGGCGGCGCGGCAGGCGCAACAGACCGAGCTGAGTGTGGCGAGCAGCCGGTAG
- a CDS encoding ArnT family glycosyltransferase, translating to MLKNRASNDVCLLAMTAVLLIGAGLGLRDPWPADEPRFALVAKQMVLSGDWLFPHRGNELYSDKPPMLMWLQALFYTLLGNWRVAFLLPSLLAALGTLACVYDLGRRLWTRRVGLYAAWMLLFTLHFTFQAKKAQIDPLVVFWITLANYGLLRHLLIGPAWRWWTLGWFAAGLGVITKVVGIIALLMLIPAGMAAARGWPGVRVHVRDRRFWLGPLFFFVAIALWFVPMMVTALTAGQPEYRVYLNDILLRQTAKRYASSWDHAQPVWYHLQSMATMWLPTILLLPWAIPAWRRRLKRRDPRYLLPLVWWLLVLVFFTIPSGKRDVYILPALPMVCLALAPLVPGLLRRAGVQRLLFGFGLLLAAVFSAGGAAMLIGHPGFEQKIMDSRGVGNEATDPLGWLLLAVGTWGIASLLLMRMRRSAFAVVSLLGAWWVAFGLVCYPIFNDSSSAGAVMRQAGRRIGPDAQLGLVAWKEQNLLMADRPAQTFGFKVPWETQLQRGVAWQAEQPGQRWLMAQETALLACVDRSRSQLVGVANRRRWWLVPADAVRGECVASSSERAVEAKEQGNLDTE from the coding sequence ATGCTCAAGAACCGCGCTTCCAACGATGTCTGCTTGCTGGCCATGACCGCCGTGCTGTTGATCGGCGCGGGCTTGGGCTTGCGTGACCCATGGCCGGCGGACGAGCCGCGCTTTGCGCTGGTCGCCAAGCAGATGGTCTTGAGCGGCGACTGGTTGTTCCCGCATCGCGGCAATGAACTGTATTCGGACAAGCCACCGATGCTGATGTGGCTGCAGGCGCTGTTCTACACGCTGCTGGGCAACTGGCGGGTGGCGTTCCTGCTGCCGTCGCTGCTGGCCGCGCTGGGCACGCTGGCCTGCGTCTACGATCTGGGCCGACGCCTGTGGACCCGGCGCGTTGGCCTCTATGCGGCCTGGATGTTGTTGTTCACGCTGCACTTCACCTTTCAGGCCAAGAAGGCACAAATCGACCCGCTGGTGGTGTTCTGGATCACCTTGGCCAATTACGGACTGCTGCGCCATCTGCTGATCGGTCCGGCTTGGCGCTGGTGGACGCTAGGCTGGTTCGCCGCCGGTCTGGGTGTGATCACCAAGGTCGTGGGCATCATCGCGCTGCTGATGCTGATCCCGGCCGGGATGGCCGCGGCGCGCGGCTGGCCGGGTGTGCGCGTGCATGTGCGCGATCGGCGCTTTTGGTTGGGGCCGCTGTTCTTCTTCGTGGCGATCGCGTTGTGGTTCGTGCCGATGATGGTGACCGCGCTCACCGCCGGCCAGCCCGAATACCGTGTGTATCTCAACGACATCCTGCTGCGCCAGACCGCCAAGCGCTATGCCAGCTCCTGGGATCATGCGCAGCCGGTCTGGTACCACCTGCAAAGCATGGCCACGATGTGGCTGCCAACCATCCTGCTGCTGCCGTGGGCGATCCCCGCATGGCGACGCCGGCTCAAGCGGCGCGACCCGCGCTATCTGCTGCCGCTGGTCTGGTGGCTGCTGGTGCTGGTGTTCTTCACCATCCCCAGCGGCAAGCGCGATGTCTACATCCTGCCGGCGCTGCCGATGGTCTGCCTGGCGCTGGCGCCGCTGGTGCCCGGCCTGCTGCGTCGGGCTGGCGTGCAGCGGCTGCTGTTCGGATTCGGGCTCTTGCTGGCAGCGGTGTTCAGCGCGGGTGGTGCGGCGATGCTGATCGGGCATCCGGGCTTCGAGCAGAAGATCATGGACAGCCGCGGGGTGGGCAACGAGGCCACCGACCCGCTGGGCTGGCTGCTGCTCGCGGTAGGGACCTGGGGCATCGCCAGCCTGTTGCTGATGCGCATGCGCCGCTCCGCGTTCGCGGTGGTTTCGTTGCTGGGTGCGTGGTGGGTGGCGTTCGGGCTGGTCTGCTACCCCATCTTCAACGATTCCAGTTCGGCCGGCGCGGTGATGCGCCAGGCCGGGCGCCGCATCGGCCCGGATGCGCAACTCGGGCTGGTGGCATGGAAGGAGCAGAACCTGCTGATGGCCGACCGCCCGGCGCAGACCTTCGGCTTCAAGGTCCCGTGGGAAACGCAATTGCAGCGTGGCGTGGCCTGGCAGGCAGAACAACCTGGCCAGCGCTGGCTGATGGCGCAAGAGACCGCATTGCTGGCCTGCGTGGATCGTAGCCGCAGCCAGTTGGTGGGCGTGGCCAACCGCCGGCGCTGGTGGCTGGTGCCGGCCGACGCGGTGCGCGGCGAGTGCGTGGCCAGCTCCAGCGAGCGCGCGGTGGAAGCAAAGGAGCAGGGCAACCTGGACACCGAATGA
- the rsmB gene encoding 16S rRNA (cytosine(967)-C(5))-methyltransferase RsmB, which translates to MSAETSTAAGIASRLAAARVLTAVFDQGRSLKAELAATLPGIGDPRDRALVEAICFAVIRRRPAYDVALRQWLERPLPPRDAELKALLMVGFAQLDVLQLPAHAALSATVDACRALGRPRQAGMVNAILRRAQREGFPAVSDDAGWPSWLRKQVRADWGERAEGIFIASAQMAPMWLRVQHSRIDPAAYVARLAELGISAQTDVVLPDAVRLHSAVPVSQLPGFADGDVSVQDGSAQQVADALTLAPSARVLDACAAPGGKAAHLLERHPGLQLAALDVDARRLERVQQTLQRSVPSAQVALQAADAADTDAWWDGQPFDAVLLDAPCSATGVVRRQPDVLLHRRADDIDALCALQARLLDATWRTLRPGGQLLYTTCSLLARENQTQVDAFLQRTPDAQAQPLGAQFGHAAGPGRQRFPGEQHCDGFFYALLLKAS; encoded by the coding sequence ATGTCGGCCGAGACCTCAACCGCCGCCGGCATCGCCTCGCGCCTGGCCGCCGCACGCGTTCTGACCGCCGTGTTCGATCAGGGCCGCTCGCTGAAAGCCGAACTGGCTGCGACCTTGCCCGGTATCGGCGATCCGCGCGACCGCGCACTGGTGGAGGCGATCTGCTTTGCGGTGATCCGCCGTCGCCCGGCGTATGACGTCGCGCTGCGGCAATGGCTGGAACGGCCGCTGCCGCCCCGCGATGCAGAACTCAAGGCGCTGCTGATGGTCGGCTTCGCCCAGCTCGACGTGCTACAACTTCCCGCGCACGCGGCGTTGTCGGCCACCGTGGATGCATGCCGCGCGCTGGGCCGGCCACGTCAGGCCGGCATGGTCAACGCGATCTTGCGACGCGCCCAGCGCGAAGGGTTTCCGGCGGTATCGGATGATGCCGGCTGGCCGTCGTGGCTGCGCAAGCAGGTGCGCGCCGATTGGGGCGAGCGTGCAGAAGGCATTTTTATCGCGAGTGCGCAGATGGCGCCGATGTGGCTGCGTGTGCAGCATTCGCGGATCGACCCGGCGGCCTACGTCGCACGGCTGGCCGAACTGGGCATTAGCGCGCAGACAGACGTGGTGTTGCCGGATGCGGTGCGCCTGCACAGCGCCGTGCCGGTGAGCCAGTTGCCGGGCTTTGCCGACGGCGATGTTTCGGTGCAGGACGGCTCTGCGCAGCAGGTGGCCGATGCGCTGACGCTGGCGCCGTCGGCACGCGTGCTAGATGCCTGCGCCGCGCCGGGCGGCAAGGCGGCGCATCTGCTGGAACGCCATCCCGGGTTGCAGCTCGCCGCGCTTGATGTGGATGCGCGTCGCCTGGAGCGCGTGCAGCAGACCTTGCAGCGCAGCGTGCCGAGCGCACAGGTCGCATTGCAGGCAGCCGACGCCGCCGACACGGATGCATGGTGGGACGGCCAACCGTTCGATGCGGTGTTGCTGGATGCGCCCTGTTCGGCCACCGGCGTAGTGCGGCGTCAACCGGATGTGCTGCTGCACCGGCGTGCCGACGATATCGATGCATTGTGCGCGCTGCAGGCGCGGCTGCTGGATGCGACCTGGCGCACGCTGCGCCCGGGTGGGCAGTTGCTGTACACCACCTGCTCGCTGTTGGCGCGCGAGAACCAGACCCAGGTCGACGCATTCCTGCAACGCACCCCTGACGCACAGGCGCAGCCCCTGGGTGCGCAGTTCGGGCATGCAGCCGGGCCCGGGCGTCAGCGCTTTCCAGGCGAGCAGCACTGCGACGGATTTTTCTACGCGCTTTTGCTAAAAGCCTCCTGA
- the fmt gene encoding methionyl-tRNA formyltransferase, which translates to MRIIFAGTPDFAVASLRAAAQRHEVVAVYTQPDRPAGRGRGLTPSPVKIEAIARGIAVFQPQTLRSPEALATLRSLNADLMVVVAYGLILPNAVLAVPTHGCWNVHASLLPRWRGAAPIQRAIEAGDTETGVCLMQMEAGLDIGPVLLSQRIEIGEQETGGQLHDRLAALGAQVLSDGLGLLRAGIRPVAQPQPAEGVTYAHKLDKAQARLDWAQPAQELARRVRAFNPWPVAEAILAGERVRLHGAVALELAHQQPPGSLLAASKQGIDIACGQGALRVRVLQREGGKAITAADYLNARRDLLALR; encoded by the coding sequence ATGAGAATCATCTTTGCCGGTACGCCGGATTTCGCTGTCGCTTCGTTGCGCGCTGCCGCGCAGCGGCATGAGGTGGTGGCGGTCTACACCCAGCCGGATCGGCCCGCCGGGCGCGGCCGCGGGTTGACGCCCTCGCCGGTCAAGATCGAGGCGATTGCGCGCGGCATTGCGGTGTTCCAGCCGCAGACGCTGCGTTCGCCCGAAGCGCTGGCGACGCTACGTTCGCTCAATGCGGACCTGATGGTGGTGGTGGCCTACGGATTAATTCTGCCCAATGCGGTGCTGGCTGTGCCAACCCATGGCTGCTGGAACGTGCATGCCTCGCTGCTGCCGCGCTGGCGTGGCGCGGCGCCAATCCAGCGCGCGATCGAGGCCGGCGATACCGAGACCGGGGTGTGCCTGATGCAGATGGAAGCCGGGTTGGATATCGGCCCGGTGCTGCTGTCGCAGCGCATCGAGATCGGCGAGCAGGAAACCGGCGGCCAGCTGCACGACCGCCTGGCTGCGTTGGGGGCGCAGGTATTGTCCGACGGCCTGGGCCTGCTGCGCGCCGGCATCCGTCCGGTGGCGCAACCGCAGCCGGCTGAAGGCGTGACCTATGCGCATAAGCTGGACAAGGCGCAGGCGCGGCTGGATTGGGCGCAGCCGGCGCAGGAACTGGCGCGGCGCGTGCGGGCGTTCAACCCGTGGCCGGTGGCCGAGGCGATCCTGGCTGGCGAGCGCGTGCGACTGCATGGCGCAGTCGCGTTGGAGCTGGCGCATCAGCAGCCGCCCGGCAGCCTGCTGGCGGCCAGCAAGCAGGGCATCGACATCGCGTGCGGTCAGGGTGCGCTGCGGGTGCGGGTGCTCCAGCGCGAGGGGGGCAAGGCGATCACCGCCGCCGATTATCTCAACGCGCGGCGCGACCTGCTGGCGCTGCGCTGA
- the def gene encoding peptide deformylase, producing the protein MVLLPILEFPDPRLRTKAVPVDSAELASQAFQALLDDMFQTMYEAPGIGLAASQVDVHKRFMVIDVSDEKNLPQVFVNPEIVSKQGEQLCQEGCLSVPGIYADVSRADAITVRYLDRQGQAQELHADGLLAVCIQHEMDHLDGKLFVDYLSPLKREMVRKKLAKQRKHVA; encoded by the coding sequence ATGGTTTTGCTCCCAATTCTCGAGTTTCCCGACCCGCGGCTGCGCACCAAGGCCGTGCCGGTCGACTCTGCCGAGCTTGCCAGCCAGGCGTTCCAGGCGCTGCTGGATGACATGTTCCAGACCATGTACGAGGCGCCGGGCATCGGCCTGGCTGCCAGTCAGGTGGACGTGCACAAGCGTTTCATGGTCATCGACGTCAGCGACGAGAAGAATCTGCCGCAGGTGTTCGTCAACCCGGAAATCGTGAGCAAGCAGGGCGAGCAGCTGTGTCAGGAAGGCTGCCTGTCGGTACCCGGCATTTATGCCGATGTCAGCCGCGCCGATGCGATCACGGTGCGCTATCTCGACCGCCAGGGCCAGGCGCAGGAACTGCATGCCGACGGGCTGCTGGCCGTGTGCATCCAGCACGAAATGGACCACCTGGACGGCAAGCTGTTCGTAGATTATCTCTCGCCGCTCAAGCGCGAAATGGTGCGCAAGAAGCTGGCCAAACAGCGCAAGCATGTGGCTTGA